The Rana temporaria chromosome 4, aRanTem1.1, whole genome shotgun sequence genome contains a region encoding:
- the MSGN1 gene encoding mesogenin-1, giving the protein METLHQPIIKMEADYTLVSDSDPESAYLTTSWDWKNNSENYSLSATPSPQSLSPSASYESQLSGCSRPPSLEDLPYGDDMMAYRLLQYPDGEYPHDMENGKGGHGRRGQHGLKAAMSTQRRRKASEREKMRMRAIAQALHALRRNLPPVYSQGRQPLTKIQTLKCTISYIEQLTNLLNGTKGK; this is encoded by the coding sequence ATGGAGACTCTTCACCAGCCCATTATTAAAATGGAAGCGGACTACACGCTGGTCTCAGACTCTGATCCTGAATCTGCTTATTTAACCACCTCTTGGGACTGGAAAAATAATTCGGAAAACTACAGCCTGAGTGCAACGCCTTCCCCCCAGAGCTTGTCTCCTTCTGCCTCCTATGAGTCTCAACTCTCTGGCTGCTCCAGGCCACCTAGCTTGGAGGACCTACCTTATGGAGATGACATGATGGCATACAGGCTGTTGCAGTACCCTGATGGTGAATACCCACATGACATGGAAAATGGCAAAGGAGGTCATGGCAGACGTGGCCAGCACGGTCTAAAAGCTGCAATGAGTACCCAGCGCAGAAGAAAGGCCAGCGAGAGGGAGAAGATGAGGATGAGAGCCATAGCTCAAGCTCTTCATGCCCTACGCAGGAATTTGCCACCTGTCTACAGCCAGGGTAGACAACCGCTTACGAAGATCCAGACGCTAAAATGTACCATCTCTTACATTGAGCAGCTGACCAACCTCCTTAACGGCACCAAGGGTAAATAG